Below is a genomic region from Leptolyngbya boryana PCC 6306.
AGAAGCTCAGGTGAAAGTTGAAAATACATTGGCAGTCGATCGTAAAGATCTCACTCGACAACTCTCGGAGAACGAGCAGAAGATAGCAGAGATTGATAGCCAGCTCACGAAAGCGATCGTTGAGAATGATAAAAAACTGGCAGAAATTGATAGTCAGATGGCTCAATCGAAACAGACTTTGCAATACGGTGAGTTACGTGCCCCGTCTGATGGCATTGTCTTTGAACTAAAAGCGAATGTACCAGGCTATGTAGCAAATTCAACTGAACCTGTCCTGAAAATCGTGCCCGAAGACGCGCTGGTAGCAAAAGTTTCAATTACGAATCAAGATATTGGTTTTGTCCGCGAGGGAATGTCTGTCGATGTGCGAATTGATTCGTTCCCGTTTAGTGAGTTTGGTGATATCAAAGGCACATTGTCCTGGATTGGCTCAGATGCACTGCCCCCAACGCAGGTTCAGCCGCTATATACGTTTCCTGCCAAAATCAAGCTTGATCGTCAAGCGCTCAGCACAAATGGTCGATCTATATCCTTGCAGTCTGGGATGTCGTTGAGTGCAAATATCAAAATCCGTAAGCGCACTGTGATGAGTATCTTAACTGATCAATTTGCCAAGGTGTCAGAAAGTCTCAATCATGTGCGATAGTAGCCTTATAGGTATCAATTCTCCTATATATGTTTAAAATCAAGCACCATAATCCTTGAACATTCAAGCGTTACTTAATATTACACGACTTTCACGTAAGCGATTTCTTACTATTTCTCAAAGCGCTATCGAAATTGTTCTGGTATTGCTTTGCAATCAGTTTATATTGTTTTGGATAAAAGTGTTCTCGAATCAGTTCAAAGGCTGATAGAAATCGTTGCGCTTGCTCTGGGGATTTGAATTGCAGCATTCGTCGCTCTCGCACTCTTGCCGGTTGACGCGAATTCTCTGCTCTATCGTTCAATTCTTTGTATTATTGATGCTCCCCGCTCCGCATCACTCGTTAAACAATAGTCCGGACAGAATTTTGACAAGAAAGCTACCCGTCGCTTAGGGTGCAAATAATCACAAACGCACCGGATGGATAGCTATGGAAGCCATTGTACAAAGCCTGCTTGCCGAAGTGGGCAATTTCGCAAACCGCAAACGAAATTCTTAGTGACTTTATTCACAACGATGTTGGTCGTGTGTGGCAAAGTTAACTTCACCAATCTGAGCCGCTACAGCAACTTGAGCGAACGCACCTACCGCCGCCAGTACCAGCAAGACTTCGAGTTTGCCCCGTTGAATCAGGCGTTGGTTGCTGAGGCAAGTCGAGCAGGCCCGGTAAGGCTTGCGGTCATGGACTGCTCGTTTGTTAGCAAGAGTGGCAGAGCGACGTTTGGATTAGATCGGTTTTGGAATGGATGTGCTAGTCGAGTGGCAACCGGATTAGAGGTGTCAGTGGTCGGTGTGGTTGATGTCGAGGGTGAACAAGCCTATGCGTTATCGGCTGAGCAAACCTATGCCCAATCGAGTTTGCCGGAGTTTAGCCGCATGGATCAATACCTTTATCATCTAGATCGTGTACGACCTCACCTGCCGCCGGAAGTCGAATACCTCGCAGTCGATGGAGCCTATGCCAAAGAAAGCTTTGTCACTGGAGCCGTGGATCTAAAGTTGCATGTCATCAGTAAACTGCGATGTGATGCCAATCTTCAGTTTCTCTACACCGGTGAACAAAAGCGACGCGGCAGACCGCGCAAGTATGCGGGCAAGGTTGATCTGAGTGATGTGAGCCGCCTCACGTTGGTCGAAACGGTGCAGCCGAACGTTGACCTCTACACGGCAGTCGTATGGCACGTCTCGCTCAAACGCACGATTCGCCTTGCCTATCTCGTCGAGCATCGCCATTCGACTCGTGTTCGCACTTGTCTGTTGTTTTCCACCGATATTGAGCAAGACACAAGGCAGATTGTTCAGTATTACAAGCTGCGGTTTCAAATTGAATTTCTGTTCCGCGATGCCAAGCAGTTTACAGGATTGGAGGATTGCCAAGCGCGTGACGCAGCAAAGTTAGCCTTTCATTTCAATGCCAGTCTCACCGCACTGAATCTCGCCAAGTTCGAGGCAATCGAGCAGCATTCAGGAACTGCGCCGTTTGTCTTTTCAATGGCAAGTGTGAAACGCCGTATGCTCAATCAGCATTTGCTTGACCGATTTATTTGCAACTTAGACTTGGAGCCGAGCCAAATTAAATCGCATCCCAATTACTCAACCCTTTGCAACTACGGCATCATCGCTGCCTGATTCTGTCCGAACTATTGGTTAAATGCACATACTTAAAACAATATGAATGAGACCTGTTTGCTTGCCACTTTATAATCTTTGCGACACAGCTGGTTTTCACGGGATCGTTGAGCGATTTTTCGATCGAGCAATGTTGAAGCGGATGAGAAATTGTGTCGAACATGAGCAGGGAAATTGCAATCAACAGATTGAGCCGTCTCTCAGTTTAACGAACTCTTAGCACTATGAGTTTTGAGATCGAGCAAACTCGCTTCCAGCACTTGAAATAGCAACCCAATAAAACAATCACATGACCAACGCACAACATTGAAGAATTTTCTCATGTGTAGAAAGTCTAAATAGTTAACGACGTTTGTTCATCCTCTCAATTCATCGATTGGGAGAAATCTTTCTTGGAGATTCAACTATGAGTTACGCTTCCGATGATTCTCACAACGTTCCAGTTCTCAATCAACAGGTCACATTACCGCAGTTTGCTTTTTTTCAGGTTATGAAAGTGAAGTCAACTGGAGAAATTGCCACGATTATGGGCATGAAGTACAACTTTAGTAGCCAGCCATCTGAAAACTGCGATGGAGAATGGCTTTATCTACTAGTTGGCTTAACACAATCGACAGCAACTTGGTGGAAATTTGACCAGCTTCGGAGCCTTGATCGTCGTTAGAACTTCCCGCAGTACTTCCTTGAGCCGAACGCCCAGTGGAGTAATTTTTTCTCAAAGTCGTTTAGCATTCCAAGCAACTGATGAATCAAGATCTTTCTCAAGAATTGGCTGCTCGTCCACTCAGCACAATGAAACACCTACTGATCTACATTCAAGAGACCGCGATCGATTCAGAACAGACTCCGATTGCTCCTGATGAAGTTGCAATTGTCGCGAATCTTACCATTCAACGGCTAGTATTGCAGTATCCGTTTCTTGATCAAACCATCCAAGAAATTCTAGACGATTTACGCTTTAGCAAATGTTAAACGCTTGAACTACAAACCAATCAGAACACGGCAAGAAGTTCAAATACTTCATTGAAATTGGAGAAGAAATGTCTAACCAGAAACGGCACTCGCGCGCGCCTAAAAAACAGCTAACTGAAAAACAAATTTTGCTTGACCAACGGAGTCGATCGATTAAAGCATCGCTGCTAAGAGTTCTGTCACTTGATATAGCAGCACTCTATCAGATTAATTCTCAAAGACAAGGCGACTCTTTAAAGCTTCGAGAATTAAATTGCAATGTTCGAGATACTTCTACTGTGAAGCCAACTAGTTCAAGTATTGAGGATAAGCATGAAACGTCACATCATCGTTTACCTCAGGAAAGAATTGAAGAACAATCACCCGAATCTGACCAGCAGCCAACCCTGAACCAACAAACAGATGGTCTTCAGGAACAAGCAACAATAATGCTGCTCATTTTTCGATTACTTGCGTTCTTCATTGGTTTACTAGTTCATCATGTCATTCAATCCTATCTCTCTACTCAATCAGTCACTTTACTCGGAATCGCGATCGCAATTAGCAGCATTAGCGTTCTTTTAACAGTGATCTTTATGCCTTGGAATCGCAAACTGCTGTGGAATCTGTGTAGTCTATTTGCAGGGCTGTTGTTCGCAGTCATTGTGTTATGAAACGATCTACTAAGCAACGAGTCTTTCAAATTTGGATAGTGATTGTTGTACTGATTGCGATTGCGATCGCAGCAATTCGCTTGATAGGGGGACACCATTTTCAATCTATCTTGTCACTCACGCGCTCACCCAACCTGATTGACAATCAATGTGTAGAAATCATTACTCCTGATGCGCTACTCAATCAAAGTCAGATTTTGAAGCTGATTAGTCTAGCGGAGCCGACAAGTAAAGTAAGAGTACGAGCAATTCTTAAAGCTCCTTACTGCAAGTTAGAATCGATCTCAATTCGAGCAGGCGTTAAATCTGAGCGGGAAGCTTATCTCTTAAACTATGATCCAACGCTTTGGGTGGTTGTTCTCTACGAAGGCAACACTTTTGTTGGCGTTCGGATTGCGCCACGCAAAGACTCATGTCCTTCTGGATAACTGCGAAATCGAGTCAAGTGATTGTCGATCGAATATCTAACCGGATAGGCTATGAACGAAGGTTTCTTTATTCAAGTGATCGAAGTAGCAGATTCTCCATTTGCTGAACTATTAGAACGATTTCCAGAGGGATTTCCAGCACTAATGTTGGCAGACCAAATTAGCGGCAATCTTTATCCTGCACGATTCAAGAGATCGAAAAGTGGTGACATTTTTTGGTTATTGGATCGCCAACAATTACGACTCGATCAATGGGTTGCTTTAGACATTCTACATGGACAATGTATTGAGTGCGTTTGGATCAATTGGGAGTTGTACGCTGAACTGACAGGTGAACTTAATTCAGAAGAGCGCTCTAACGATGAGGAATCCCTATACCCAATATTGGTAGAAGTTCCGAATATTCCGCTCGTTCTGTTTGGAAGCTCCTTTGGCATCTCTGAACGTTGGGTCGAAAAAAGTGATCCTCGAATTCAACGCATGATCCAGGCTCAGAAAGTTCTACGCTTCACAGAAAGCCAAATCGAACCACTGTAATGAGGTTTGAGCAGGATTTATCACAGATCATTCAATTGTTTCCCAACAAATTCACCACCTTTGCCTGAACCATATTGTCTTTCACGTACAAAGAAGCAACGGAAATTGGCAACTTAAACCGCCGCGGTCCTGCACTCCCTGGATTTAGAAAAAGCACACCTTCTCGCTCTTCAATACTAGGCTTGTGGGAATGACCACTAATTACAACTTGAATACTTGCTGTTTTCGGATCAACCTTGAGGTCTTTGACAGTGTGTAGCAGGTGAATTGAAACATTTTCGATCGCGATCGTTTCTATCTCCGGAATAGTTTGTGCCCATGCTCCTATATCATTATTTCCCCGCACCGCAACGACCGGAGCAATAGTCCTGAGTTCTTCAAGAATTTCTGGCTTACCAATATCTCCCGCATGAAGAATTAAATCAGAACCCATTAGCGCCTCGATTGCTTCTGGACGAAGCAACCCGTGCGTATCCGAGATGACGCCAATCTGAGTTCCGATTTTTCGTTGCTGCTTGCCGTTGACCATATTTGAGAAACTGTACCCTTCGTAGCTCAGATTGAACAATCTCTATTTTAGCTCTGATCCCAGAGCAGAAATTCGTACTCAAGCTATATCATCTACGGAGTTTTTATGACTTATCAATCCTTCCATCAGAAGTACCGTCCTCAAACATTTGCAGAATTAGTTGGGCAAAATGCGATCGCACAAATCCTCACTCATGCGATCGAGCAGTCTCGCATTGCTCCGGCTTACTTATTTTGTGGTTCACGCGGCACAGGTAAAACATCCAGCGCCCGGATTTTGGCAAAGTCGTTGAACTGCCTTCAAGCTGATCGTCCAACCCCAAATCCTTGTGGTGTTTGTGAAGCCTGCCAAGCAATCTCTCAAGGCAATGCTTTGGACGTGATTGAGATTGATGCCGCCAGCAATACTGGAGTCGAAAACGTGCGGAACTTGATTGAACGCGCCCAGTTTGCTCCGGTGCAGTTGCGGATGAAGATTTTCGTTTTGGACGAGGCGCATATGCTCAGTACCTCTGCAACCAGCGCCCTACTCAAAACACTAGAGGAACCACCAGAGCAAGTGGTCTTTATTCTAGCAACGACGGAGCCGCACAATCTTTTACCCACGATTGTTTCGCGATGCCAGCGATATGATTTTCGACGTATCAAACTTGAGCCAATGGTCAAGCACCTAGCAACGATTGCAAACCAAGAGCAGCTTACGATCGATGATTCAGCCCTGAATTTAATTTCTCGACTGTCGCAAGGTGGATTACGAGATGCAGAAACGCTATTGGAGCAATTAAGCTTATTTGGCAGCACAATTACGACAGAACAGATATGGGAAAGTGTTGGAGCTGTTCCTGATGAACACCTAGTCGATTGGGCTGAAAGCCTCTTGCTACCGCAGGTTAGTTCGACCGAAACCCTACTTGTTCAGATGCAACAATTATTTCAGCAAGGGCAAGAACCGATCGCAATTGTTCAAGGGCTATTACGACTGCTGAAAGATTTGCAGATTGCTCAAACGTTACCTCATTCCCCTAAGCTTTCGAGTGTGATGCCTGAGATATGGCAGCGATTAACCAACATGAATTCGATAAATTGCATCCGTCTTGCTGAAGTGAGATCGCAGTTGCGACAAGCTGAATTTCAGCTATGTCAAACGAGTCAACCAACTCTATTCCTAGAATGTCTAATACTTGATTTGATAGCTATTCCTGCTTTAGGCGCACCAGCACAAATTAATCATTCCTTACTAGATCTAACCACAACCTGGCAACAAACTCTTAATCAACTTTCAGTCAATCATCGTCCTATCTTTCGACAAGCACAACTCGTTCAATGCAGCTCAAAGGGCGCAACGATTCGTTTTCGAGCAGCGTCGTTTTTGAACCTAGCGACAAATTATCAAAGCGAGATCGAGCAGGCATTATCGCAAGTTCTCGCCTATCACGTTCCTGTTCAACTCTGCACTTAGGGAGATAAATCGATGTCTGTTGTCAAACCACCAATCGGGCAATCAAGCGCAATCACAAAGCTACAGGCTGCTATCACCCAAAATCGGCTTGCCCCCGCTTATCTATTCACTGGTTTCGATGGGGTAGGGCGTAAACTTGCAGCTCAATGGTTGTCTCAGCAACTTCTCTGCCATCAAGATGTGCCCCACCCGGACATTTTATGGATTGAGCCAACTTTTACAAAAGATGGGCATCAGTATACTCATTCTGAGGCTGAACGGAATGGGCTGGCTGCTAAATCGCGATCGCAGATTCGCATTGACCAAATTCGGCAAATTATTACCCTCTTACAGCAACCTCCGCTACTTGCCTCGCGATCGCTCGTCGTAATTGATGGAGCAGAAACCATGACCGAAGCGGCTGCGAATGCACTTCTGAAGATTCTTGAAGAACCCGGACGCGCTACTCTCATTCTGATTACTCCGACTTCAAACCATCTACTGCCAACGATTCGTTCTCGTTGCCAAACTATCCATTTCAAGCGGTTGCCTTTTGAGTTACTCACTCAGGTTATACAGGAGTCTTGCCCAGAACTACTAAAGCACCCAGACTTGATTCGCTTTGCTCAAGGCTCTCCTGGACGAGCGATCGCAGCATGGAAAAATGCACAGCAGATTCCAACTACCATAATTCACATGCTGAATCGGAGCGATCGCCCCATTTGGGATTGCCTTTCTCTATCACAGCAAATTCAAGCGCTCGACTTTAGCCTACAACTATGGCTGTTGAATTTCTTACAATTCCAATCTTGGCAGCAATCTCGTTGCAGCAAAATCTTCCATCAATTTGAACAGACTCGAACTTATTTATCGCAACACTGCCAAGCACAACTGGTGTGGGACTGGTTGCTTACCTCATTGCCTAAAACTCAATGGCAACTTCCAGCCATCATGGAATCGCCATGTCAGCACCTTTCTTCACAAATGGCTTCATTGCCAAAGTCTGAAGTTGCAACCAAATCAGTAAGTGTCGTACAGCAAGCTCCTGCTGAACCTTCTACTAGATTTGGAGGGCGGCAAACTGACTTATTTGAGGCGATTGCACTCAACAAGCAATCTCCTAACCCTTCAATCGATTATGGCAACTCTTCCTCCAGTTTTGTTCAATCCCATTGAAAAGATCCAGTTTACAGAACTACTGCAAACCCTTGATCCAAATTACTTACCTTACATCCTTTCAACGGGATGTGGCATTGATTCCCTATCTCGGCTCATCAAGTACATCGAGAATCTAATCGGCGTTCATGCTGTTGTTGGAGGAGAATTGATCGAAACTTGTCGCTTGATGCAGTCAATTTATCTGCATCATACCAGTCACCCTAAAATGCGCTCTGTTGCCAACCTAATTCTGCTTCAGGCAAATATTCGTAATCACAAATATTTATTGAAAGGAATAAAGAAAAATTAAAAGTCCTTCTGGTATGTAAAAAACTGTCTAGCGACAAAGATAGAAACTTCAGATAAAGGAATTTCTTCAATGTCTTATTATGGCGATTCCAAAGACCTTGCTCGAAAGCTGGCGCTCGATCCCACTCACGGGGTTTCCGTTAAAGCAGTAAATCAAGTCAATGCCCTCTATAACGAGTATCGATCGCTCTGCTACGGCTTCCGCACACTCGTTTGGCGGTACACTCGTCGTCGGTTGTTCTGGCTGCACCTGCAAAACGGCGATCTGGTAGACTACGAAATTGCAGGGACACGCGGACGCAAAGATCCCTACACCGGAAAGTATCTCTACCCAGAATACGATCAGCAACGTTTGTGGGAGGACATTTTCGCGCCTGCCTGGGAAGGCGTTGCCGAGGTGTTCGAGGAACAGTACCTCTCGCAACTCGAAACTCGTGAGAGCCTGCTGGAAGATCAAGCCAGTAACGCGCCAAAGGTGCTGAAGAAGAGGATTCAGAAGATTCTCAAGGATGCGATCGCACGTCACGACAAAGAGGTATCGCTTGGTGCAGCTTGTGTGATCGATCGCGCTAAAACGAGCTATCGCGTCGGCTCAGGACAGCCTCCGACCACGCACAATCTCACTGAAACTGAGCGCTGCAATCTGATGCGTACCTACCTGCTGGCAATCAATCAAGAGCAGCTTGATCAGTATCAGGAACGTGCTGCGAATCAAGTGCCTTTAGATCACGCAGACACGCTGAATGGACGTGGACAGCTTTCAAACGTACCCGACTACCGACCAAGAGTAAAGTCCACGTTTGACCCAGAAGTAGTGCGGCAGAAGTTGCAAGCTCAAATGAGCCAGCAAGCGGATCAACTACTGATGGCAAATGGTTCTCCAGAGCTAGTAACTGCCGCGATCAAATAGTTCGCAACAAACTTCCAACACCTCATTCCCTTAAGGCTGACTTCGGTCAGTCTTTTTCTTTGTGTTCTTTAGTCCTACCAATCATGACAGACCTATTTACCTGGATTCAAACGAATGATGTTACTGGTTCAATTTCACGATCGCTGCAATCTGCCACTCGCATTCCACAAGATCGCTTATTGAGTCAACTTTCACTCACTCGCTCTCAGCGTCAAAAAGTCAAGGATAGTATCAAAGCCATTCAGCTTCTCAAACAATTGCGGACAGCTAATCGACTTCCTACGATCGATGAGCAAATCCAGCTATGTCTTCATTTAGGGTCTGGGCTGAGTGCAGATCTTTTCGTTGACCCACCGAAATCAGAATGGGCAAAGCTGGCGACTGAACTGAAAGCGCTATTGACTCCTGAAGAATTCGCTCAAATGCGGGGGACAATGACCACAGCTTACTATACGCCACCTGCAATCGCTCAGTGCATTTATGAAGGACTCATTCGACTCGGTTGCAATGGCGGAGAATGGTTAGAACCAACGGTTGGCACAGGGCTATTTATCGGACTCGCACCCTCGGATTGGTCATGCCGTTGGACGGGCGTTGAGATTGATTCGATCAGTGGCAGCATTTGTCAGAGACTCTACCCAGAAGCAACCGTTTATCTTCAAGCTTTGGAACGGACTCGATTGGCTGTCAATCATTTTGATGGCTGTATTGGGAATGTCCCTTACTCGGAAGTTACGCCCTATGATCCGCAGTTTGTCAATTGGTCGCTTGATGGGTTGCACAACTATTGTTTAGCGCGATCGATTCAAGCCGTTCGTCCCGGTGGAATCATTGCCGTTCTGACTTCGGTTGGCACACTGCAATCAAAACGCAGTCAAGCATTTCGTGAACGAATTAGCAGCTTAGTTTGCCTGTTAGGCGCTTTCAAACTTCCGATGACTGCTTTCCGTAGTTTCAGTCATACCGATGCCCCCGCAGATTTGCTGTTTTTTCAAACGCTTGCACCGGGAGAAGATGGCAACGCTGAAGAATGGATTGATTTAGTCGAAAGCCCCATTCTGAATCCAGAAACGCAGGAACCGCTTTTGCTCAATCACTACTTTCGCACTCATCCGAATCATCTACTCGGTGAACTTGCGATCGATAAGCTCTACGCCAGCCCTCGACTCTCACTCCAACCGATTCATTCCAATTTACCAGAGGTGCTAAGTTATGCTCTGCGTGATCTACCAGAAAATGTTTACAGATCGCGCCCCCTTCACGTTACGCTCAGTTCCAGTTCACGAGATTCTCTGCCCATTCCTCCAGATTTGCAAGCCTCGGTCAAACCATTCGCCTACGTCTGGTATCGGGATCAGCCTTATCAATGCCGCGACGGGCAGCTTCGCCAAGTGGCGGTGAAAGGCATGAAGCGTAGACGGCTGTGGTGGCTGATTCAGATTCGCGATGCAGTGCGACGAGTGCTGAATATTCAATGGGAATCAGATGACGATCGCGAACTAGAACAAGCTCAAATCATTCTTAACCAACGCTACGACGAATTTATTACGCCGTACGGCTGGCTGCATTCTCAGGGCAATGAACTTGCGTTTGGAGATGATCCAGAATACCCGCTACTGCTGGCGTTAGAAGTTTGGAATCCAGATCGTCCAGAAGAAACAGAAAAAGCCGATTTATTCTTCAAGCGCACTCTAGTTCGAGTACCTGCGATCGACGAAGTGAAAACAGCAACAGAAGCCCTTGTTCACTCACTTGCCGATCGTGGGGCTGTCGATTTGGCATACATGAGTGAGTTGTATCGCAAGTCAGAAGCCAATATTGTGTCGGAGCTTCAGAGATCGGGAACGACACCGCTCATTTTCCGCGATCCCGATCTTGACAGTTGGATTATCGCTGAAGAATACTTGAGCGGCAATGTCCGACTTAAACTAGAACAAGCAGCCACAGCTTCACAGGAATCTCTTGTTTACTTGGTCAACGTTGAAGCACTCAAGCAGGTGCAACCCAAGCCGCTAAAGGCAGGACAAATCTACGCCCGTCTCGGTTCTCCCTGGATTCCAGTCGAGGTGATTGAGGACTTCATTCGTGAAACATTAGGAATTCAGGAAGCAAGCTCATCCAAGTTGCTGCGGGTGACTCATTCGATTCACAGTGCCCATTGGAAGGTTGAATATCGCGGCGCTAATAACACCTTGATTTCTTCGCAATACGGAACGAGCCGTGTTTCTGCAATTCGCTTGGTTGAACTGGCATTGAATCAGAAATTGCCTGCGGTGTATGACACGATCGACAAGGATACACGAGTCAAAAATCGGGACGAAACTCGTCGAGCCTTGCTGAAACAAGAACGTCTGAAAGAACTCTTCAAGCGCTGGATTTGGCAAGATTGGAAGCGAGCCACCGAACTGGTTGAAATCTATAATCGCGACTTCAATTGTTTGCGTCGTCGGCAATATGACGGCACTCATCTTAAAGGCAAGCTGCAAGGCGTTTCAGCAACCTGGCTAGATCGTCTCTACAATCCGAAACGGGCTTATCAACTGAATGCGATTTGGCGAATTATTAGTAGCAGCAATACCCTGATCCAGTACCCAACTGGGTCTGGGAAAACAGCGATAGCGATCGTTGCCGCTCAAGAAATGCGCCATCACCACCAATGCACCAAACCTGCTCTTGTCGTCAAAGATCACCTCGTTCTCCAGCAAGCAGCAGAAGCCGCACAAATCTATCCAGGATTGCGAATTCTCACGATTTCGACTCGTGATCTGGATTCGGCTAAAAAACGGCAGGAACTGGTTTCTCGTGCCGCAACTGGAGAATGGGACTTCATTGTGATGTCCCAAACGGCATTCAAGATGCTCAGACTGCGAACCGAAACAATTGATTCAATTATTGCAAATGAAACTGAGCGCGTTCGCAGCGAAGATGACAAACGCAAGCGTAGCGGGAAACGAGCGGCGAAACAGCTAGAGAAGAAAGTCGATCGCACAGAAGAGAAGATTCGAGAACACATCGACTCAGTGCAACGCGACAATACCGTTTACTGGGAAGATTTAGGCATTGATTTACTGCTGGTGGATGAGAGCCACGATTATTTAGGCTTGGCGACTGAAACACAGATGCAGGGCGTGTTGGGAATTTCGTCTTCTAACTCCGATCGCGCTTCAGATCTCTACTACAAAACTCAGTATTTAGCTCAATTACACGGACGAGACAAAGGCTTAGTTCTTCTAACGGCAACCCCGATTCAAAACACACTCGGACAAAGTTGGGTGAACTTAGTTTATCTCTGCCCGCAAGTTCTTAAAGCCAGAGGGATTCGTCACTTTGACTCGTTCATCTCAACGTTTGCTGAACCAAAAGTTTCTGCTGAGATCACCGCTGCGACAACACTTGAGATCAAGACACGCTTATCTAGCTGGTCAAATTTACCTGAGTTTCGAGAACTTTGGCTATTAGTCGCAGACATCGTTACTGAGTCGCAACTCGATATTGAAAAGCCGAGGCCAGATTATCAAACGGCTGAGATTCCCGCAACAGCCGCACAATTGAAGTTTTTCGATTACATTGCAGCACGAGCGAAAAAACTTCAGGGACGGCGATCCAAAACGGATAACTATCCACTCATCACCACTCACGTCAAACAAGGTGTCATTGATCTACGCTGTCTACCAAACTCGGTGTTACGCCAATTTCTAGATGATACCGAAATTGCAGTCTTGGCAAACGAACGCAGCAAGTTGGAGCAATTCATCGAGGATACCTATCAAACC
It encodes:
- a CDS encoding IS4 family transposase — its product is MDSYGSHCTKPACRSGQFRKPQTKFLVTLFTTMLVVCGKVNFTNLSRYSNLSERTYRRQYQQDFEFAPLNQALVAEASRAGPVRLAVMDCSFVSKSGRATFGLDRFWNGCASRVATGLEVSVVGVVDVEGEQAYALSAEQTYAQSSLPEFSRMDQYLYHLDRVRPHLPPEVEYLAVDGAYAKESFVTGAVDLKLHVISKLRCDANLQFLYTGEQKRRGRPRKYAGKVDLSDVSRLTLVETVQPNVDLYTAVVWHVSLKRTIRLAYLVEHRHSTRVRTCLLFSTDIEQDTRQIVQYYKLRFQIEFLFRDAKQFTGLEDCQARDAAKLAFHFNASLTALNLAKFEAIEQHSGTAPFVFSMASVKRRMLNQHLLDRFICNLDLEPSQIKSHPNYSTLCNYGIIAA
- a CDS encoding metallophosphoesterase family protein; protein product: MVNGKQQRKIGTQIGVISDTHGLLRPEAIEALMGSDLILHAGDIGKPEILEELRTIAPVVAVRGNNDIGAWAQTIPEIETIAIENVSIHLLHTVKDLKVDPKTASIQVVISGHSHKPSIEEREGVLFLNPGSAGPRRFKLPISVASLYVKDNMVQAKVVNLLGNN
- the dnaX gene encoding DNA polymerase III subunit gamma/tau, with product MTYQSFHQKYRPQTFAELVGQNAIAQILTHAIEQSRIAPAYLFCGSRGTGKTSSARILAKSLNCLQADRPTPNPCGVCEACQAISQGNALDVIEIDAASNTGVENVRNLIERAQFAPVQLRMKIFVLDEAHMLSTSATSALLKTLEEPPEQVVFILATTEPHNLLPTIVSRCQRYDFRRIKLEPMVKHLATIANQEQLTIDDSALNLISRLSQGGLRDAETLLEQLSLFGSTITTEQIWESVGAVPDEHLVDWAESLLLPQVSSTETLLVQMQQLFQQGQEPIAIVQGLLRLLKDLQIAQTLPHSPKLSSVMPEIWQRLTNMNSINCIRLAEVRSQLRQAEFQLCQTSQPTLFLECLILDLIAIPALGAPAQINHSLLDLTTTWQQTLNQLSVNHRPIFRQAQLVQCSSKGATIRFRAASFLNLATNYQSEIEQALSQVLAYHVPVQLCT
- a CDS encoding hypothetical protein (catalyzes the DNA-template-directed extension of the 3'-end of a DNA strand; the delta' subunit seems to interact with the gamma subunit to transfer the beta subunit on the DNA) — protein: MSVVKPPIGQSSAITKLQAAITQNRLAPAYLFTGFDGVGRKLAAQWLSQQLLCHQDVPHPDILWIEPTFTKDGHQYTHSEAERNGLAAKSRSQIRIDQIRQIITLLQQPPLLASRSLVVIDGAETMTEAAANALLKILEEPGRATLILITPTSNHLLPTIRSRCQTIHFKRLPFELLTQVIQESCPELLKHPDLIRFAQGSPGRAIAAWKNAQQIPTTIIHMLNRSDRPIWDCLSLSQQIQALDFSLQLWLLNFLQFQSWQQSRCSKIFHQFEQTRTYLSQHCQAQLVWDWLLTSLPKTQWQLPAIMESPCQHLSSQMASLPKSEVATKSVSVVQQAPAEPSTRFGGRQTDLFEAIALNKQSPNPSIDYGNSSSSFVQSH